A single window of Gemmatimonadaceae bacterium DNA harbors:
- a CDS encoding ribosomal L7Ae/L30e/S12e/Gadd45 family protein encodes MTPDQARRVLGLVGLGLRSRNAVVGVEQVRGAAKRGTLALALVASDASENSLAKLVPLLRGRRVKMVEGLAAAQLGAVTGRTLTAAVGIIDHQLARGILGVVNSDSPEST; translated from the coding sequence GTGACGCCTGATCAGGCGCGGCGGGTGCTCGGCCTCGTCGGGCTGGGCCTCCGCTCGCGAAACGCGGTGGTTGGGGTGGAGCAGGTGCGGGGGGCGGCAAAGAGGGGAACGCTGGCGCTGGCCCTGGTGGCGAGCGACGCGTCGGAGAATAGCTTGGCCAAGCTGGTGCCGCTCCTCCGCGGGCGGCGCGTGAAAATGGTCGAAGGACTCGCGGCGGCGCAGTTGGGGGCCGTCACGGGGCGGACGCTGACGGCGGCGGTCGGAATCATCGACCACCAGCTCGCCAGGGGTATTCTTGGTGTGGTGAACTCGGACTCTCCGGAGTCCACTTAG
- the nusA gene encoding transcription termination factor NusA, with protein MAAFREVSSTKQLDRAELYGLLQDGIMAALAKKYGANVQAEVTIDDAKGDIKIVLLKTVVDVVEDSSREIAVEDARVYDEEFDAGDVLEEPVDFAVFGRAAVQAAKQRIIQRVREGERTRIRDEFSSRVGELLSGEVQQIERGKLVIMLNKFREAEAIVPYREQNHREHFHQGEPVRAVLKKVEETPKGPRLILSRADALFVKALFKLEVPEIQQGIVDIKATAREVGSRTKIAVFSRDDAIDPVGACVGLKGSRVQAVVNELGGERIDIVPWSPDPERFAKLALAPARVARVFSDAVTKTIQAVVDEDQLSLAIGRNGQNVRLASELTGWKIDLYSSREWLERGGEGAIFAPLPEESDVADVPLSEIEGMPPATVAILEEAGYRTLNDIIDLERDDFLRLTGITLDDADRLMAILAELTTEEGPADEAAPGDSPAEGKGEDQAPPSDGASPA; from the coding sequence TTGGCCGCATTCCGCGAGGTGTCCAGCACCAAGCAGCTCGATCGCGCGGAACTCTACGGGCTCCTCCAGGACGGCATCATGGCGGCGCTCGCGAAGAAATACGGCGCCAATGTGCAGGCTGAGGTCACGATCGATGACGCCAAGGGCGACATCAAGATCGTCCTCCTCAAGACCGTGGTCGACGTGGTCGAGGATTCGAGCCGCGAGATCGCGGTCGAGGACGCCCGCGTGTACGACGAGGAATTCGACGCCGGCGACGTGCTCGAAGAACCCGTCGATTTCGCCGTGTTCGGCCGGGCGGCGGTGCAGGCGGCCAAGCAGCGCATCATCCAGCGGGTTCGCGAGGGCGAGCGCACCCGCATCCGCGACGAGTTCTCCTCGCGCGTCGGCGAGCTCCTGTCCGGCGAGGTGCAGCAGATCGAGCGCGGCAAGCTCGTGATCATGCTCAACAAGTTCCGCGAGGCGGAGGCCATCGTTCCGTATCGCGAGCAGAATCACCGCGAGCACTTCCATCAGGGAGAGCCCGTGCGGGCCGTCCTCAAGAAGGTGGAGGAGACCCCCAAGGGACCGCGCCTCATCCTGAGCCGCGCCGACGCGCTGTTCGTCAAGGCCCTGTTCAAGCTCGAGGTGCCCGAGATCCAGCAGGGGATCGTCGACATCAAGGCCACCGCCCGCGAGGTCGGCAGCCGCACCAAGATCGCCGTGTTCTCCCGGGACGACGCCATCGATCCCGTGGGCGCCTGCGTGGGCCTCAAGGGCTCGCGCGTGCAGGCCGTGGTCAACGAGTTGGGCGGCGAGCGCATCGATATCGTGCCCTGGTCGCCGGATCCGGAGCGGTTCGCCAAGCTCGCGCTCGCGCCGGCCCGCGTGGCCCGCGTGTTCAGCGACGCCGTGACCAAGACCATCCAGGCGGTGGTCGACGAGGATCAACTCTCCCTCGCCATCGGACGCAATGGGCAGAACGTGCGCCTGGCGTCCGAACTCACCGGCTGGAAGATCGATCTGTACTCCAGCCGCGAATGGCTCGAACGCGGCGGTGAGGGCGCGATCTTCGCGCCCCTGCCCGAAGAGAGCGACGTGGCCGACGTGCCGCTGTCGGAGATCGAAGGCATGCCGCCGGCGACGGTCGCCATCCTCGAGGAGGCGGGCTATCGTACGCTCAACGACATCATCGATCTCGAGCGCGACGATTTTCTTCGGCTCACCGGCATCACGCTCGACGACGCGGACCGCCTGATGGCGATCCTCGCCGAGTTGACCACGGAAGAGGGCCCCGCCGACGAGGCGGCCCCGGGAGATTCGCCGGCGGAGGGCAAGGGCGAAGACCAGGCGCCGCCCTCGGACGGCGCCTCGCCCGCGTGA
- a CDS encoding polyphenol oxidase family protein produces MIAALPAAEPVEDLTALGFVAFTTTRDAGSFGTATDEPVGDVMGRWNALTAALDARGVGRLATAAQVHGARVITHAPGWSGWLRAPGADGHACPPTPATAAAVMVADCVPVFLAHPSGACALLHSGWRGTEARIVEAGIAALAALACPPRDLTLHLGPAVCGRCYEVSPDVHARLTGRAVVRPTPVDLRALIAGHARAQGVIRISTSRWCTRCDNERFFSHRAGDAGRQIAVLAFPSVRSLDSPTHIL; encoded by the coding sequence GCGTTGCCCGCCGCGGAGCCGGTCGAGGACCTCACCGCGCTCGGCTTCGTGGCGTTCACCACCACCCGTGACGCGGGCAGCTTCGGCACCGCCACCGACGAGCCCGTGGGGGACGTCATGGGGCGCTGGAACGCCCTCACTGCGGCCCTCGACGCCCGCGGGGTGGGCCGCCTGGCCACGGCCGCGCAGGTCCACGGCGCCCGCGTGATCACGCATGCACCGGGCTGGTCGGGCTGGCTGCGCGCGCCCGGCGCCGACGGCCACGCCTGCCCGCCCACGCCGGCCACCGCGGCCGCCGTCATGGTGGCCGACTGCGTGCCGGTGTTCCTCGCCCATCCCTCGGGCGCGTGCGCGCTGCTCCATTCGGGCTGGCGCGGCACCGAGGCCCGGATCGTCGAAGCGGGCATCGCGGCGCTCGCCGCCCTCGCGTGCCCCCCGCGAGATCTCACCCTGCACCTCGGGCCGGCGGTGTGCGGCCGGTGTTACGAGGTCAGTCCGGACGTTCATGCCCGGCTCACCGGGCGTGCGGTGGTTCGTCCGACACCGGTGGATCTCCGCGCGCTCATCGCGGGCCACGCCCGCGCGCAGGGCGTGATCAGGATTTCCACGAGCCGGTGGTGCACGCGATGCGACAACGAACGGTTCTTCTCGCATCGCGCCGGCGACGCCGGCCGGCAGATCGCCGTGCTGGCCTTCCCCTCGGTGCGTTCGCTTGACTCACCTACGCACATCCTGTAG